In a genomic window of Wyeomyia smithii strain HCP4-BCI-WySm-NY-G18 chromosome 1, ASM2978416v1, whole genome shotgun sequence:
- the LOC129718540 gene encoding sphingolipid delta(4)-desaturase DES1-like produces MGQRVSRSDFEWVQGDQVHTSRREVMLKKYPQIKKLFGVDPTLKYKVTALVLAQCFMLYVMQNQSWKMIFLVAYFIGAVINHSLMVASHEIVHNLVFGHARPLANRYFGMWCNLPIGVPFTITYKKYHTLHHRYLSMDVLDHDIPTATEASLFTTTFGKLIFLIVQPVFFVFRPFFINPLPIERLEIVNAIVQIIFDTLVVAVFGYKMLWYMLISSYCALSLHPVSGHLISDHYMFKQGFETYSYYGPLNRIHFNVGYHNEHHDFPSIPGSKLPELKQTAPEFYETIPYHTSYLRVFYDFVTDPAIGLYARMKRKTAEKSQ; encoded by the coding sequence ATGGGACAACGAGTGTCACGGAGTGATTTTGAATGGGTCCAAGGTGACCAGGTTCATACAAGCCGGCGTGAGGTTATGCTGAAGAAATATCCGCAGATTAAGAAATTGTTCGGAGTAGATCCCACACTAAAGTATAAAGTAACCGCTTTAGTCCTGGCGCAGTGTTTTATGTTATATGTGATGCAGAACCAGTCGtggaaaatgatttttcttGTTGCGTACTTTATCGGAGCTGTAATTAACCACTCACTCATGGTGGCTAGTCATGAAATTGTTCACAATTTAGTGTTCGGTCACGCCAGACCTTTGGCTAATCGTTACTTCGGGATGTGGTGTAACTTACCGATAGGTGTTCCCTTCACGATAACCTATAAAAAATACCACACACTGCATCACAGATATTTATCGATGGATGTTCTGGACCATGACATTCCAACGGCAACCGAGGCGAGTTTGTTCACAACTACTTTCGGCAAGTTAATATTTCTCATTGTTCAACCGGTGTTTTTCGTGTTCCGACCGTTCTTCATCAATCCGCTGCCAATTGAAAGGTTGGAAATTGTGAACGCCATAGTGCAAATCATTTTCGACACGTTGGTTGTGGCCGTGTTCGGATATAAAATGCTCTGGTACATGTTGATAAGTTCGTATTGCGCGTTGAGTCTTCACCCTGTCTCAGGACACCTGATTTCCGATCACTACATGTTCAAGCAAGGATTCGAAACGTACTCTTACTACGGTCCACTGAACAGGATCCATTTCAACGTGGGCTACCACAACGAACATCACGATTTTCCTTCGATCCCAGGCAGCAAGTTGCCCGAGCTGAAGCAAACCGCACCGGAGTTCTACGAAACGATACCTTATCATACGTCCTACCTGCGGGTATTTTATGATTTTGTAACAGATCCCGCCATCGGACTCTACGCAAGAATGAAACGAAAGACTGCAGAGAAAAGCCAATGA